The Hippoglossus hippoglossus isolate fHipHip1 chromosome 10, fHipHip1.pri, whole genome shotgun sequence DNA segment CATATATTATGGAAATGTTCATACTGTGAGAAAAGTGATCATTTGAAAGATATCGGTGGCAAATGGTCCCATTGCACTAAAATAGTGCGGCAGACTCGTGACATCAGGATTACATGGCATGTTCCTGAGTCCCAAACTCTCCTGATCATGAGACTattgctttaaaaagaaaagatttgcCAATTGGAAATAATTAGGCTGTTAATTTGCTTCAGGGGAAGAAACGTAAAACTGACTTTTTCCTCAAACTTTCTGTGTTAGCACACATTTAAATAGAGTGTGCCAGTACACTGCAAAGGAAAAGAGGGTAAAAAAGAAGGGCAGTGGGAAGGCGTAATGGCCCCAGGGTCCTGCTAAAATTACACACTACTGCAGGGCTCCTTGTGCCTGATGCTTTTTACACACAATCTCACGCACAGGCACATAAACACTCTCAGTGATAGCTACAGCTCTTAAGCCATTACAGCCTGTGCTGTGGCACACGTGCGTAAAGCCATCCTTTCTTTCCCTTTATCTATCTCCCTCcacctcttttcctctgttgtcCTCATTGCACACGTGTCACtagagcagagagacagatggcATCCTGCTAACCTCAGGGACAAACCCATTCAATGCAGAGAGAGAATCTATGTTACACAGACGCACAAAACAAGAATTAGACGACGTTAAAGGGTAAACTGTGGAGAAGGAACAGTTACCATTAAATCaccaaagaaaaataacaacctTCAATCATCAACTCCACATTAAAGACAACATGACTAAGGATGAATGGATTAAGGAGGACAAAATCCTTTTAGAATTCCCTTAAAATGACTCATCCTGGTGAGAGCACTGTCAGCCATTTTCTATAGCTGACATGTGGTCATTATCTGGTCGGCCATCCTTCACACCCAACACTGAACACATTGAAAGGAGGATCTTCAAATGATAATTAGGAACAGGAACACACCACTCATGTGATGCTGAGTCCTGGAACCGATAACCAAAAGTTCAGAGGACAACAGGAAGTCAGGGGTCAGGCCACTGACCCAATGGATTCCTGTTTTTCAGTCACCGCTTTATTCTTTgactctccccccccacccctctcacCATTTTCGTTCCTTGgcccttttcctctccctctaaCCCCCTCCCCCTGTCATCCTGTTCCCCTCAGTCTCTCAGCTATTCCACTGAGCCAACACTGCAGGACctattttcatctgttgtctccacctctccatctgCTAGAAGCACTTATGTTCCCCCCTTTCCCCTTCCTTTCCCATTTCTTCAGCGATCTTCATCTATGTTCTTTCAGCATATTTCACTCAATCTGCATCTTTACCATAAAGAACAGTTCTTCTCGGCCAGTTTAGTGACTGAAAGTGAGAGACCTCATTTCCGACCATCGggtaatattaaatattaaagattcTTCTCTCTGCCCAAATCTGTCATGTAGAAGCCTTAAGAGCTTTTTCTCCACGTAGAAAGTTTAATACAGATAAGATACTGCAGAGCTGCGTGACTGAGGAAACCTCAGTTAGTACTACTCTACTGTCAGGAGTCAAAGCACCAAAAAAATATgatatgtgatgttttcagataCTCTACAACCCATACATCCACATCCATATACATCCAAACTGCAACACCTGTATTTGTCGGGTCACACCTTTGTAAATTCAACCAATGCAATTCCCTCTCTCCAACTTGAGCCCTCACCTCATTGACTGAGTTCATAAGGTGCTTCCTGCTGAGTGTCATGttgagtgtgttgttgtgactcAGCATTGGTGTCTTCATAAATACAAAGTCACTCCGGCTGGACAGGGTGGAGTAGCAGGGCCTGTAAGTGCGTGTGTTTGGATCCTGGGACCCTCCCACAACCTCCATATAGCGTATAGGTCCATCAGTGTTGAGCTGCAGGTGCAGGTCCTTGCTGGGCCTCTGATGGTAGCGGGTGGACCTGTGGCTATCGTAGCAGCAGCAGTCGGAGTCTCCCAGGCCCGGGCTCCGGTGCCTTAGGCAGCGTATCATGAGGGCAACAAAGGTGATAAAGGAGACTGCTGATACACAGGCTAGAGAGATGATAAGGTACAAGGTGATGTCTGACATCCCTGTGCGGTGGTAAAAGGGCGTGTGGCGAGGGCTTGCTGGAGCATCAACGGCTGTGCTCTTCTCATCCACGGTTACTGTAATGTTCACAGAACAAGACTTGGGCGGTTCACCATTGTCCTGAATGATAACCAAAATGTCATAGGCTGAgccctcttcctcctcggcCCATTTGCGGGCTGTGCGGAGCTCACCTGTGTGTGGCCCAATACGAAACATTCCAGCATTTGGTCCCGGGGCTATGGAGTAAAACAGCCATGCATTGTGCCCACTGTCTGCATCCACCCCTACAAGTTTATTTATGAGGTGCCCTGGGCCTGCAGATGGGGGCACAGTGAGCTGTAATCCTTTCTCTTTTGGGTAGGAGGGGTGTACAATCACTGGTGCATTGTCATTCACATCcaccacaaacacatgcacagtgacATTGGCGGTCCGTGGGGGCACCCCAGCATCCCGGGCCTGCACCTCAATACAGAATGCATTGAGCTGTTCATGATCCAGAGAGCGCATGCTGTAGATGTGACCGTTATCTGGGTTAATGTAGACATAAGAAGCAATGGATGAGCCCTGGACCATGCTGGGAAGGATGGAGTACGATATGCGAGCGTTGTCACCGAGGTCTGGGTCAGTGGCTGAAACAGCTGCGATGGGGGCACTGGGAGCGTTGCTCTCTGGGATGTCCACAGAGTATGACTTCTGAGAGAAAGTTGGAGCATTGTCATTCACATCAGAGAGCTCCACCACAAAGGTTATCTGTGATGAAAGGCGCGGTGAACCCGCGTCAGTGGCCCTGATGACCACTGTGTACTCTGGGACAGTCTCACGGTCCAGGTTGCCAGCTGTGATGAGGCTGTAATGCATGCCAAAGGCTGAAATAAGTTTAAATGGCAAACCTTGTTGGACAGTCAATGTAACCTCTCCATTCACACCTGAGTCCAGGTCCCGGGCACTTATGAGCGCTATCACTGTCTCTGGTGCTGAGTCCTCTCTAATAGGACTGGTGAGTgacgtcactgtgacctctggtGCGTTGTCATTCACATCAACGATGTCCACTATGACGTTACATGAGCCCTCCATAGCAGGAGAGCCCCCATCTCTGGCCTGCACTGTGATGTGGTACGCAGTGGCCTTCTCATAGTCCACATGGCCCTTCACACGGATCTCCCCGCTTTTAGAATCCACACTGAAAAGTCTGAGAACCCCCTCCGGTGTATATTtactaaaaagaaaagagatttcTCCATTGTTGCCGGAATCCGCGTCAGTTGCGTTCAACTTTGTGATTAAAGTGCCCTGTGCAACATTTTCTAATAGTCTAACTTTATTCACTGATTCTTCAAAGACGGGCGCATTGTCATTTACATCCAGAACTTTAATGAGCATAAGTGTTGAGCCAGATTTCTCCGGCTGTCCCCCATCTACAGCCGTGAGCATCAGGCGAAACTTGGCCTGCGTCTCCCTGTCCAGAGGTTTATCCACCACGAGCTCTGGAAACTTACTGCCGTCGCTTTTAGTTTCCACGTTCAAAGTAAAAAAGTCATTTGCGGCGAGATGGTACGTGCGTAACGAGTTGGTCCCCACGTCCGGGTCGTGCGCGCTCTCCAGGCGGAACTTTGTGCCCGGCGCGGCCGCCTCGGATATCTCCAAAGAAATGTTGCTGGTCGAAAAGTGCGGCGCGTTGTCATTCACATCCAGAATGACCACCACCACGCGATGGATCTCTAATGGATCGTCAAGGACTATTTGAAGGTGGAGCGTACACGTTAAACTCAGTTCGCACATTTGCTCCCTGTCTATACTTTGTTTGATGACCAAATCGCCGGTCGCCTGCTTCACCTCGAAGTACTGAGTCGTGGAATCCGAGACCACCCGCAGCCTCCTCTGATCGATCCGCTGAGCAGTCAGACCCAAATCTTTTGCGATATTCCCAACGACGGAGCCCGGGCTTAGTTCCTCCGATACGGAATAGCTGAGCTGAGGGGACGCACAGGAGAGGCCAGCGAGATACAAGCAAATGCTCCACAGCCTCCCTCCTCTGGAGCGCTTCCTCTGCCCGGAATCCATTGTGCTGCGCTCCGAGGATCCGGGGGAAAGTTTCTAACTTCTTCTCTCACCGTAACGTGTCCATGGTAGTTTCACAACCAGGCTGTCCCTCTCGAGGGTGAACATTTCCGTTTTAAAAACAGGGCGATGGGAAGTTTTGAAGTTATCATGACGGCCGACTTGAGAGAGAAAACGAGGGCGAAaatcagagttttttttttccccgtctCCGCTGAAACTCTGCTCAGTCTCCGCCGCCTCACTCCCCTCATGGGCGGGGAGAGGCCACTGAGGGCCTCCCCTCTCATTGGAGGACAGGGCTGGACCAGCGCTgtcacacagctcacacactccctcacacactgaaaactTTGTTCAGTCACTCCACTTCCACTGGGAGGCAAGTACCAGTCTCACAGCTTAGAGGGTGGAGAGGACAATGCCGAGGGAAAAGCACGAGGAAGTATCGGTGCTTTTTCTTggataatgaaaaatgtatttgtatagagTGTAGATGTGAACTTAGTGttacaaacacacgcacacgcacacgcacacgcacacgcacgctcCCACGAAGAGCTCCTAGAGCAGTAGGTGGTGGCTGTTATTTATAGCGATGCCATTTGTAACCGCGGGGGGGCATAGTTTCCAAAGTGGTTTTGCCCTGAAACCCAAGCGCACATCAAAGTAAAGCTGGAGTCAAACTTCATGGGGCAATAAAGAGAAGTCGTTCTATTGAAAATACTTTCAAATAAATCACAGCTATAAAAATGCCAACGTAATGTAGCTCAAACTAAAGTGCATTTATTAaagaataataaagtaaaataattgcTGCAGACAATACAAAAGAACATTATTGGAGTTGGAATGAATGGACAAAAGAGGAAAGTTggacaaaaatattgaaataataacctggatatgaaacatttaaatgaactgttTTATTCTAACATTAAGAAGTGCAAAATTAAATTAGGATTATGTTAAGATATCTAACTATTCCATAAAAATAAGTCACTATCTTACTAAAATTATTGCCATTTTTAGTACACTAATTTTATTAAGAATATTGTGACATTTCATTCAGGCCCAAAACAAATGGTCTGTCACGCAATAAGAGTTACAACATTAGTGTTGAAATCCCCTCCCAGAGAAGTTGTGCCATCTGGTTTTCGTTGTTTAGAAgcaccacacaaacaaaattagtgcaacttttacaaacacaatTTTACAAATGGCCTTTTCGTTTTCTGCTCACCTGCTGGCTCTCAAAGGTCCAGGTGCTGTCGGGTAAAGACGCATCCAGGACACTGATCACCTCCTTAAAGTCAGTGGTGCTGCTGGGCTTAATCATAGTGAAGTCACTGTACTCTGACATTGGAGACATACAGGACCTGAAGGATTGACTCTgagacaacatgtctcctcccATGACCTCCACGTACTTTATGGGTCCATCAGTGTTGAGCTGAATCTGCAGGTTTCTGTTGGGGTTCTTGTAACCATCATAGTCGCCCTGTGTCATGCAGCAACTaccgctgcttctgctgctcctcatgcATTTAACCGCTAAGATGAGAAAAGTCACCACAGACAGCACGGACACCGAGGCCAGAGAAAGAATCAAATACAGGGTGATTCTCCCAGTTTTCTTGCTGGGCTCGGTCACTTTCTGTCGGAGGTCTAAGATGGGCTCATGGAGACCGTCCTCCAGCAGGATGGACACCGTGATGGTGGAGGACTGGACCGGTTCCCCGTCGTCCTTGATCTCTATAAGCAGCCTCTGAGAGGAGTCGTCCTGCTCGGACACAGCGCGTTTAGTCCTCACCTCCCCTGTGTACAGATTGACAGTGAACAGAGAGGCGTCTGTGGCCTCCGCCACTTTGTAGGAGATCCAGGCGTTATGGCCCGAGTCCGCGTCCACGGCCGTCATCTTAGTGACCAGGTGACCCGCTTTAGCGGAGCGGGGCATCCTCTGGTGAGAGAGGGAGCCCAGGGCAGCGGAGGAGGGGTAAATAACAGCGGGGGCGTTGTCGTTCTGGTCCAGGATAAAAACATGGACGGTGGTGTTGCTGCCGAGAGACGGAGAGCCCTGATCCTTTGCCTGAACCTGAATCTGAAACACCTTCAGTTTCTCATAGTCAAACGAGTGCATGCTGTAGATGCTGCCGTTATCTGAGTTAATGTAAACATACGATGAGACAGAAACGTCCTGCACTTTAGAGTCCAGTATAGAGTAAGAGATTTTAGCGTTTTCACCAAAATCCAGGTCAGAGGCTGATACTGAGTACAGTATAGATCCTGGTACCCCATTctcctttaaatacacattatagGAGGGCTGAGAGAATACAGGAGGGTTGTCATTCACATCAGTGATGCTGACTGGTATCCTTTTCTTactggacagaggaggagagcctGAGTCAGTGGCTGTAATTTCAATATCATAGTGTGAGCAGCTCTCCCTGTCTAAAGtaccactggtaaccagtgcGTAATTATTAGAAAAAGAAGGTTTCAGAGCGAAGGGGAAGCCCTTGGTGAGTTGCAACGTTACTTTGCCATTATCAGCAGAATCAAGATCACGCGCACTGATCAGAGCAACTACTGTGCCACTTGGTGCGTCTTCGCGCACTGGCTTTGGCTGAGACGTGAGGACAATTTCAGGAGCGTTGTCATTGAAATCAGTAATATCAACCTGCACGCGGCAGTGTCCCTCCATTTCAGGGCTTCCTTTATCTTTTGCAGTGACATCGATGTCAAACGACTTTACAGTTTCATAGTCTAACTCCCCCTTCAGACTGATTTCACCCGTTATAGAGTTAATATCGAAGATTGACGACACAAAATCTGGAGTCCGGGAGCCAAATGAGAATTCGACTTGACCATTCAAACCTTCATCTGCATCTGTTGCTTTGGGTTTTATCACAATAGCTCCCTTCATACTTTTTTCACCCAGTGTTACTTTATAAACGTTCTTTTCAAAAACTGGAAAATTATCGTTATTGTCAAGCACGGTTATGGTTATTTGTGACGTTCCTGATCTAACTGGATTCCCTCCGTCTAATGCTGTTAGTAAGATTTTGTGAACAGCTTTCCTTTCTCGATCTAGTGGCTTTTCTAAGACAAGTTCCGGAACGGTCTTACCACCCTCTATCTCTTTGATTCTGAGGGAACAACACTCATTTTTACTAAGAGTATACGATTTGAGTGAATTGCTGCCAACGTCTGGGTCCGTTGCGCTCTCCAAAGGAAAGCGGGTGCCAACCGCTGCTGATTCTGctatttttaaagataattcGTTTGAAATGAAACCTGGTGAATTGTCATTAATATCTCGTATTTCAACCTCAATGCGATGCAACTGTAGCGGGTCCTCAATGACCACTTGCAGAGGTAGAACACAGCTGGCGCTTTGTCCACATAAAGCCTCTCTGTCTATTCTGTCATTCACCACCAGCTCGCCCTTCCCCGCATCCACAGTGAAATACTGCTTACCAGCCTCAGAGGCGACTCGCAGCTTGCGATCAAAAATCTCAGACAGTCCTAAACCAAGATCTTTGGCTAGATTTCCTACCACAGAGCCCTGTTTTAGTTCCTCCGGGATGCTGTAACGAGTCTGTGCGTCTGTTATACTCCACAAGAGAAATAAGTGATGCCACCAAAGCGCCTGCCATCTCCAGTCTCGGTATCCCATTGTCTTTGTCATCCGTGATTCAGTAAAATGCATCATTTCCAATCCACAGGAACAAAGAACATAAAGTCAAAATCCACATCCCAAGAGCGGGACATATTCCGTTAAAAAGATGTCCGTTTATGGCCCAAAAATGAATTCAGAATTAACATGATTCCCTCGATTATATTCAACATTTACctacactctctctcccccattctGAGCAATGTGGTTTTGGTGCTGAAGCTGCATGGGGGAGGGAGTAGATCTCTTTGTACAGTTCGGAATGTTATTGGTGCACAGCATCCACCTCTTACATCCAATGAGAGCAGCACTAAGCAGCGCCGTTAAAGACACACTCACCATTTGCACTGTCATCAAAGAGCGAGTGAAGAGTCAGAGGGAGATGTATTTTAACATATCAACGCAtccaataaatgaaaaatgaataaatgtattaagtCGATGCCTCCATTACATTAAATGTACGtttaatattaaattacattgacagtatatgtgttttcatgtatttgaTGCCTAAATACCATCAGCCCATTTTACGTaaattggttaaaaaaaataaacaaacagaccagtcatgaaataaatgaaaatagttGAGTGATTTGGTACACCCTGAGTAAATGCCTCAAACAACAATTTATTCGCTGGCCGGCCACAGGTCTCATGGGTCAGAGTCGCTGTCCATCCCTGTGGTGCTGAAAGTCTCAGATATAGGAGGTCTGCAGTTTCTAACACACTGTACATTTCCAACAGCCAGTGTGCGAGGCCTAAATACACTACGATTACTTGACAAATACGTTTACATTTTGTatgtaaattatatatttaaatatttagaatatttgataaatattttatttaattaattaataaaaccaCATACAAATGCAGTAATCTGTTTAGTTGCTGAGAACGCTGCGATTTCCCACAAACAAAGCAATTACAATAAAATTCTGTGTTTGCCACGTTTGTATTACACCATGCTCACCTGCTGGCTCTCAAAGGTCCAGGTGCTGTCGGGTAAAGACGCATCCAGGACACTGATCACCTCCTTAAAGTCAGTGGTGCTGCTGGGCTTAATCATAGTGAAATCACTGTACTCGGACATTGGAGACATACAGGACCTGAAGGACTGACTCTgagacaacatgtctcctcccAGGACCTCCACGTACTTTATGGGTCCATCAGTGTTGAGCTGAATCTGCAGGTTTCTGTTGGGGTTCTTGTAACCATCAAAGTCGCTCTGTGTCATGCAGCAACTaccgctgcttctgctgctcctcatgcATTTAACCGCTAAGATGAGAAAAGTCACCACAGACAGCACGGACACCGAGGCCAGAGAGAGAATCAAATACAAGGTGATTCTCCCAGTTTTCTTGCTGGGCTCGGTCACTTTCTGTCGGA contains these protein-coding regions:
- the LOC117768880 gene encoding protocadherin gamma-C5-like isoform X2, with product MDSGQRKRSRGGRLWSICLYLAGLSCASPQLSYSVSEELSPGSVVGNIAKDLGLTAQRIDQRRLRVVSDSTTQYFEVKQATGDLVIKQSIDREQMCELSLTCTLHLQIVLDDPLEIHRVVVVILDVNDNAPHFSTSNISLEISEAAAPGTKFRLESAHDPDVGTNSLRTYHLAANDFFTLNVETKSDGSKFPELVVDKPLDRETQAKFRLMLTAVDGGQPEKSGSTLMLIKVLDVNDNAPVFEESVNKVRLLENVAQGTLITKLNATDADSGNNGEISFLFSKYTPEGVLRLFSVDSKSGEIRVKGHVDYEKATAYHITVQARDGGSPAMEGSCNVIVDIVDVNDNAPEVTVTSLTSPIREDSAPETVIALISARDLDSGVNGEVTLTVQQGLPFKLISAFGMHYSLITAGNLDRETVPEYTVVIRATDAGSPRLSSQITFVVELSDVNDNAPTFSQKSYSVDIPESNAPSAPIAAVSATDPDLGDNARISYSILPSMVQGSSIASYVYINPDNGHIYSMRSLDHEQLNAFCIEVQARDAGVPPRTANVTVHVFVVDVNDNAPVIVHPSYPKEKGLQLTVPPSAGPGHLINKLVGVDADSGHNAWLFYSIAPGPNAGMFRIGPHTGELRTARKWAEEEEGSAYDILVIIQDNGEPPKSCSVNITVTVDEKSTAVDAPASPRHTPFYHRTGMSDITLYLIISLACVSAVSFITFVALMIRCLRHRSPGLGDSDCCCYDSHRSTRYHQRPSKDLHLQLNTDGPIRYMEVVGGSQDPNTRTYRPCYSTLSSRSDFVFMKTPMLSHNNTLNMTLSRKHLMNSVNEQKPPNNDWRFTQGQRPGPSGPHMPYGTHIRWTPNNGNRATGGPEVAMGTGPWPQPPTEAEQLQALMAAANVSEATATLGPGTMGLSTRYSPQFTLQHVPDYRQNVYIPGSTATLTSNPQQQQQQQQATAQQAAQQALPPPQASAQPEPPKAAQTPASKKKSTKKEKK
- the LOC117768880 gene encoding protocadherin gamma-C5-like isoform X1 — protein: MDSGQRKRSRGGRLWSICLYLAGLSCASPQLSYSVSEELSPGSVVGNIAKDLGLTAQRIDQRRLRVVSDSTTQYFEVKQATGDLVIKQSIDREQMCELSLTCTLHLQIVLDDPLEIHRVVVVILDVNDNAPHFSTSNISLEISEAAAPGTKFRLESAHDPDVGTNSLRTYHLAANDFFTLNVETKSDGSKFPELVVDKPLDRETQAKFRLMLTAVDGGQPEKSGSTLMLIKVLDVNDNAPVFEESVNKVRLLENVAQGTLITKLNATDADSGNNGEISFLFSKYTPEGVLRLFSVDSKSGEIRVKGHVDYEKATAYHITVQARDGGSPAMEGSCNVIVDIVDVNDNAPEVTVTSLTSPIREDSAPETVIALISARDLDSGVNGEVTLTVQQGLPFKLISAFGMHYSLITAGNLDRETVPEYTVVIRATDAGSPRLSSQITFVVELSDVNDNAPTFSQKSYSVDIPESNAPSAPIAAVSATDPDLGDNARISYSILPSMVQGSSIASYVYINPDNGHIYSMRSLDHEQLNAFCIEVQARDAGVPPRTANVTVHVFVVDVNDNAPVIVHPSYPKEKGLQLTVPPSAGPGHLINKLVGVDADSGHNAWLFYSIAPGPNAGMFRIGPHTGELRTARKWAEEEEGSAYDILVIIQDNGEPPKSCSVNITVTVDEKSTAVDAPASPRHTPFYHRTGMSDITLYLIISLACVSAVSFITFVALMIRCLRHRSPGLGDSDCCCYDSHRSTRYHQRPSKDLHLQLNTDGPIRYMEVVGGSQDPNTRTYRPCYSTLSSRSDFVFMKTPMLSHNNTLNMTLSRKHLMNSVNEQKPPNNDWRFTQGQRPGPSGPHMPYGTHIRWTPNNGNRATGGPEVAMGTGPWPQPPTEAEQLQALMAAANEVSEATATLGPGTMGLSTRYSPQFTLQHVPDYRQNVYIPGSTATLTSNPQQQQQQQQATAQQAAQQALPPPQASAQPEPPKAAQTPASKKKSTKKEKK
- the LOC117768880 gene encoding protocadherin gamma-C5-like isoform X7; translation: MDSGQRKRSRGGRLWSICLYLAGLSCASPQLSYSVSEELSPGSVVGNIAKDLGLTAQRIDQRRLRVVSDSTTQYFEVKQATGDLVIKQSIDREQMCELSLTCTLHLQIVLDDPLEIHRVVVVILDVNDNAPHFSTSNISLEISEAAAPGTKFRLESAHDPDVGTNSLRTYHLAANDFFTLNVETKSDGSKFPELVVDKPLDRETQAKFRLMLTAVDGGQPEKSGSTLMLIKVLDVNDNAPVFEESVNKVRLLENVAQGTLITKLNATDADSGNNGEISFLFSKYTPEGVLRLFSVDSKSGEIRVKGHVDYEKATAYHITVQARDGGSPAMEGSCNVIVDIVDVNDNAPEVTVTSLTSPIREDSAPETVIALISARDLDSGVNGEVTLTVQQGLPFKLISAFGMHYSLITAGNLDRETVPEYTVVIRATDAGSPRLSSQITFVVELSDVNDNAPTFSQKSYSVDIPESNAPSAPIAAVSATDPDLGDNARISYSILPSMVQGSSIASYVYINPDNGHIYSMRSLDHEQLNAFCIEVQARDAGVPPRTANVTVHVFVVDVNDNAPVIVHPSYPKEKGLQLTVPPSAGPGHLINKLVGVDADSGHNAWLFYSIAPGPNAGMFRIGPHTGELRTARKWAEEEEGSAYDILVIIQDNGEPPKSCSVNITVTVDEKSTAVDAPASPRHTPFYHRTGMSDITLYLIISLACVSAVSFITFVALMIRCLRHRSPGLGDSDCCCYDSHRSTRYHQRPSKDLHLQLNTDGPIRYMEVVGGSQDPNTRTYRPCYSTLSSRSDFVFMKTPMLSHNNTLNMTLSRKHLMNSVNEQKPPNNDWRFTQGQRPGPSGATGGPEVAMGTGPWPQPPTEAEQLQALMAAANVSEATATLGPGTMGLSTRYSPQFTLQHVPDYRQNVYIPGSTATLTSNPQQQQQQQQATAQQAAQQALPPPQASAQPEPPKAAQTPASKKKSTKKEKK
- the LOC117768880 gene encoding protocadherin gamma-C5-like isoform X6, whose translation is MDSGQRKRSRGGRLWSICLYLAGLSCASPQLSYSVSEELSPGSVVGNIAKDLGLTAQRIDQRRLRVVSDSTTQYFEVKQATGDLVIKQSIDREQMCELSLTCTLHLQIVLDDPLEIHRVVVVILDVNDNAPHFSTSNISLEISEAAAPGTKFRLESAHDPDVGTNSLRTYHLAANDFFTLNVETKSDGSKFPELVVDKPLDRETQAKFRLMLTAVDGGQPEKSGSTLMLIKVLDVNDNAPVFEESVNKVRLLENVAQGTLITKLNATDADSGNNGEISFLFSKYTPEGVLRLFSVDSKSGEIRVKGHVDYEKATAYHITVQARDGGSPAMEGSCNVIVDIVDVNDNAPEVTVTSLTSPIREDSAPETVIALISARDLDSGVNGEVTLTVQQGLPFKLISAFGMHYSLITAGNLDRETVPEYTVVIRATDAGSPRLSSQITFVVELSDVNDNAPTFSQKSYSVDIPESNAPSAPIAAVSATDPDLGDNARISYSILPSMVQGSSIASYVYINPDNGHIYSMRSLDHEQLNAFCIEVQARDAGVPPRTANVTVHVFVVDVNDNAPVIVHPSYPKEKGLQLTVPPSAGPGHLINKLVGVDADSGHNAWLFYSIAPGPNAGMFRIGPHTGELRTARKWAEEEEGSAYDILVIIQDNGEPPKSCSVNITVTVDEKSTAVDAPASPRHTPFYHRTGMSDITLYLIISLACVSAVSFITFVALMIRCLRHRSPGLGDSDCCCYDSHRSTRYHQRPSKDLHLQLNTDGPIRYMEVVGGSQDPNTRTYRPCYSTLSSRSDFVFMKTPMLSHNNTLNMTLSRKHLMNSVNEQKPPNNDWRFTQGQRPGPSGATGGPEVAMGTGPWPQPPTEAEQLQALMAAANEVSEATATLGPGTMGLSTRYSPQFTLQHVPDYRQNVYIPGSTATLTSNPQQQQQQQQATAQQAAQQALPPPQASAQPEPPKAAQTPASKKKSTKKEKK
- the LOC117768880 gene encoding protocadherin gamma-C5-like isoform X3, which produces MTKTIGYRDWRWQALWWHHFFLLWSITDAQTRYSIPEELKQGSVVGNLAKDLGLGLSDIFDRKLRVASEAGKQYFSVDAGKGELVVNDRIDREALCGQSASCVLPLQVVIEDPLQLHRIEVEIRDINDNSPGFISNELSLKIAESAAVGTRFPLESATDPDVGSNSLKSYTLSKNECCSLRIKEIEGGKTVPELVLEKPLDRERKAVHKILLTALDGGNPVRSGTSQITITVLDNNDNFPVFEKNVYKVTLGEKSMKGAIVIKPKATDADEGLNGQVEFSFGSRTPDFVSSIFDINSITGEISLKGELDYETVKSFDIDVTAKDKGSPEMEGHCRVQVDITDFNDNAPEIVLTSQPKPVREDAPSGTVVALISARDLDSADNGKVTLQLTKGFPFALKPSFSNNYALVTSGTLDRESCSHYDIEITATDSGSPPLSSKKRIPVSITDVNDNPPVFSQPSYNVYLKENGVPGSILYSVSASDLDFGENAKISYSILDSKVQDVSVSSYVYINSDNGSIYSMHSFDYEKLKVFQIQVQAKDQGSPSLGSNTTVHVFILDQNDNAPAVIYPSSAALGSLSHQRMPRSAKAGHLVTKMTAVDADSGHNAWISYKVAEATDASLFTVNLYTGEVRTKRAVSEQDDSSQRLLIEIKDDGEPVQSSTITVSILLEDGLHEPILDLRQKVTEPSKKTGRITLYLILSLASVSVLSVVTFLILAVKCMRSSRSSGSCCMTQGDYDGYKNPNRNLQIQLNTDGPIKYVEVMGGDMLSQSQSFRSCMSPMSEYSDFTMIKPSSTTDFKEVISVLDASLPDSTWTFESQQQKPPNNDWRFTQGQRPGPSGPHMPYGTHIRWTPNNGNRATGGPEVAMGTGPWPQPPTEAEQLQALMAAANEVSEATATLGPGTMGLSTRYSPQFTLQHVPDYRQNVYIPGSTATLTSNPQQQQQQQQATAQQAAQQALPPPQASAQPEPPKAAQTPASKKKSTKKEKK